CCAGTTCCTGCGCGAGTTAGAAGACACCGCGCCCAACCTGAAAATCGATGTGATTGCGGCCAATGACATCCGCGACCTCTTGCGCCGCGAGGCTGATATCGCCATCCGCCATGTCCGTCCCGAGCAGCCTGACCTCATCGCCAAGCTGGTCGTCGAGGCTAATGCCTCGCTCTATGGCGCGGACAGTTATTTGCAAAGATACGGCACACCGACGACGCGCGAAGACCTCAAGGACCACAGATTCATTTCCTATGGCGATACGGCTGTCATGCTGCAGTATCTGAAAGATCTCGACATTCATATCACCGATGACAATTTTCACATCGGATCGGAAAACGGGTTGGTCGCATGGCAATATGCGCTCGAGGGCTTTGGCCTGAGCATCATGGATGATCTTGTTGCACGGAGATTGCCTTTCATGCGGCGTCTGGTGACGCAAGAGGAGCTGCTGAAATATCCGGTATGGTTGGCCACACACCAAGAGCTCCACACCAGTCGCCGCATCCGGTTGGTGTTTGATATGCTATCGGACTATCTGAAACGAACGTATCGGGGGAACCCATGATCATTCGGCCCGAAGCGGCAGAAGATGCGGAAACACTCTTTGCCCTCACGCAACGCGCATTTTCACAAATGCCCTACAGCGACGGCTCGGAAGGGCGTATTCTGAACGACCTGCGGTCTGATGGCGATTTGACCCTGTCCTTGGTTGCGGAAGACGGTGGAACGATTGTCGGTCACGTGGCCTTTTCACCCGTGCGGATCAACGGCGAAGACTGCGGCTGGTTCGGTCTGGGCCCGATCTCGGTTGCGCCTGAACGGCAACGCGAGGGCATCGGGCGCAAATTGGTGGACGCCGGTTTAAGCATTCTTGAACAGAGAGGTGCATCCGGCTGCGCGCTGATCGGCGATCCGGCGCTTTACTCGAAACTCGGATTTCGTTGCAACAAGCGGCTGACCTATGGCGAGGTGCCGCCAGAGGTCGTGCAATTCAAAACTTTGTCGGGACAGGATCCCGAAGGCCAGCTCACGTTTGCGCCGGCCTTCGATCCAAAACCTTAGCCGCGCAGCGTGCCGCCCGTGGCTTTCTCGACCTTGGCAACGATCTTGGCAGAGACCGCCTCGATGTCTTTTTCTTTCAAGGTCGCTTCAGACGGCTGAAGGCGTACGGTCACAGCGATGGATTTCTTGCCTTCGCCCATCTGCGCTTCGGCCTTTTCGCCGGTGAACTCGTCAAAGACACGCACGGACTCGATCAGTTCTTTGTCAGCGCCACCTGCGGCATTCACCAAATTGATCGCTTCGACGGAGCTGTCGACCACAAAGGCAAAGTCACGCTCGACCGCCTGCAAATCGCTGACGCTGAAGGCCGGACGCGTCGCGCCGGATTTGCGCGGCATTGGGATCTCGGCGATGTGGATCGCGAAGGCAACAACCGGGCCTTTGACGTCCATGGCTTCGATGGTTTTCGGATGCAACTCGCCAAAAGCGCCGAGGATCTTTTTCGGGCCCAGACCAACCTTGGTCGAGCGACCCGGGTGCCACCACCCATTGGTGGAGCGGTTGAACGTCAGCTTCGCAGGTGCACCCAGCGCCTCGAGCACGGCTTCCATATCGGCTTTGGCGTCAAACACATCGACCGGACGGCTTTCGCCATGGATGTCTTTGGACATGGTGCGGCCCACAAGAATACCTGTGACGAGGTTTTCCTGCTCGCCCGGCTCTCCGCCGTGGAACACTGGGCCACATTCAAACAGAGCCAAATCCATGAACCCACGCGCTTGGTTGCGGGCTGCGGCCTGCAACAGACCCGGCAGCAAGGACGGGCGCATGTGGCTCATTTCCGAGGAGATCGGGTTTTCCAGCATCGTCGCATCAGAGCCACCGCCAAACAGCTCGGCGGCGGATTGGTCGATGAAGCTATAGGTCACGCATTCATTGTAGCCCAGCGCCGCCGTGGTGCGCCGTGCGATCTGTTCACGCTTTTGGATCGGGGTTAGAATCTGTCCGGGAATGCCCGCGGTGACGCGTGGAAGTGGCTTGCCCTTGAGCTTCGTCAGCGAGGCAACCCGCGCGACTTCTTCGACAAGATCAGCCTCTCCCAGAACATCGGGACGCCAGCTCGGCACATTGGCCATATCGCCATCCAGCGTAAAGCCAAGCGCTTCCAAAGTGGCGCGCTGTTCCTCGGCTGGGATGGTCATGCCAACCAAGGACTGTACACGGTCGGTGTCGAGCTTATAGGCGCGGCTCACGTTCGGCACTTCGCCTGCGACGACAACGTTAGACGGCTCACCACCACAAAGATCCATGATCATCTGCGTCGCCAGATCCAGTGCCTCCATATTGAAGCCCGGGTCGATGCCACGTTCGTTGCGATAGCGCGCATCAGAGTTGATTTTCAGAGCCCGTCCCGTGGTCGCAATCTGGATGTGATCCCAATAGGCGGCCTCTAGGAAGACGTTCACGGTGTCCTCGGTACAGGCGGTTTCCAGACCGCCCATAATGCCCGCGATGCTCTCGATGCCTTCGTCATCAGAGATCACGACCTGACCGTCGCCGAAGGTGTATTCTTTCTCGTCCAAACCCACGAGGGTCTCGCCCGCTTTGGCGCGGTGAATGCGCAGATTGCCTTTGACCTTATCGGCGTCAAAGACGTGCAGAGGGCGGTTGCGGTCGTAGGTGAAGAAGTTGGTGATATCCACCAAAGTCGAAATCGGACGCAGGCCGATGGCCTTGAGGCGATCCTGCAGCCACTCAGGGCTTGGACCGTTCTTCACGCCTTTGATCAGACGCCCGCCGAACACGAAACAGCCGTTTTCGCGGGTGTCTTCGTCGATGGTGACAGAGATCGGACTGTCGAACGTACCGGTCACATCAGCCGTCTTAGCAGGCTTCATCTTGCCTAGACCCCGCGCTGCGAGATCCAGCGCCACGCCACGTACGCCCAAAGCATCCGGACGGTTTGGCGTAATCGCGATTTCGATCACTGGATCGACCTTGGCCGGGTCATTTTCAGCCAACCAATCGACGAACTTCTGACCAACCTCACCAGAAGGCAGTTCGATGATGCCATTGTGCTCGTCAGACAGCTCCAGCTCGCGCTCAGACGCCATCATACCGTGGCTTTCAACACCGCGGATATTGCCCACCTTGATGGTGATATCGAGACCCGGAATATACGAGCCCGGCTTACACAGAACGACGGTGATCCCTTCGCGCGCATTGGGCGCGCCGCAGACGATCTGTTTGACGCCTTCGTCGGTCTCGACTTGGCAGACCTTCAGCTTGTCCGCATCCGGATGTTTCTCGGCCGCATTGACCTTTGCGATGGTAAATTCAGACAGGCGCTCGGCAGGGTTCGCAACCCCTTCCACCTCAAGACCAAGGTCGGTCAGGGCGTCGAGAATCTCGTCAAGAGAAGCGTCTGTGTCCAGGTGGTCTTTCAACCAGGAAAGCGTGAATTTCATCGGTCAATTCCGTCAGTCATCGTCGGGTCAAAAGGGCTTTAGCGGATATGCGCGAGAGGGGGAAGCACTATGGCCCCGTTTCTCGCGGTTTTCGGCAGGGTTGACGCAGAGGGAATTTTATATAACCGTTTAGTTATGGAATCACTTAGTTATGAAAATCCAAACTTGGATGCGGTCTTTGGCGCGCTGGCCGACCCCACCCGCCGCGCGATCCTTGCGAAACTCTCGCGAGGGGATGCCTCGGTGAACGAATTGGCGCAGCCCTTCGCGATGAGCCAGCCTGCGGTGTCCAAGCACCTCAAGGTTCTTG
This is a stretch of genomic DNA from Cognatishimia activa. It encodes these proteins:
- a CDS encoding LysR family transcriptional regulator, translating into MSNAPKTPDWNHIRAFLATAETGSLSAAARQLGLTQPTLSRQVAALEEDLGILLFERVGRTLELTSAGVELLDHTKQMGEAANLFALTASGQSQSIEGEVRITASDMMSAYILPQFLRELEDTAPNLKIDVIAANDIRDLLRREADIAIRHVRPEQPDLIAKLVVEANASLYGADSYLQRYGTPTTREDLKDHRFISYGDTAVMLQYLKDLDIHITDDNFHIGSENGLVAWQYALEGFGLSIMDDLVARRLPFMRRLVTQEELLKYPVWLATHQELHTSRRIRLVFDMLSDYLKRTYRGNP
- a CDS encoding GNAT family N-acetyltransferase — its product is MIIRPEAAEDAETLFALTQRAFSQMPYSDGSEGRILNDLRSDGDLTLSLVAEDGGTIVGHVAFSPVRINGEDCGWFGLGPISVAPERQREGIGRKLVDAGLSILEQRGASGCALIGDPALYSKLGFRCNKRLTYGEVPPEVVQFKTLSGQDPEGQLTFAPAFDPKP
- the pheT gene encoding phenylalanine--tRNA ligase subunit beta, whose product is MKFTLSWLKDHLDTDASLDEILDALTDLGLEVEGVANPAERLSEFTIAKVNAAEKHPDADKLKVCQVETDEGVKQIVCGAPNAREGITVVLCKPGSYIPGLDITIKVGNIRGVESHGMMASERELELSDEHNGIIELPSGEVGQKFVDWLAENDPAKVDPVIEIAITPNRPDALGVRGVALDLAARGLGKMKPAKTADVTGTFDSPISVTIDEDTRENGCFVFGGRLIKGVKNGPSPEWLQDRLKAIGLRPISTLVDITNFFTYDRNRPLHVFDADKVKGNLRIHRAKAGETLVGLDEKEYTFGDGQVVISDDEGIESIAGIMGGLETACTEDTVNVFLEAAYWDHIQIATTGRALKINSDARYRNERGIDPGFNMEALDLATQMIMDLCGGEPSNVVVAGEVPNVSRAYKLDTDRVQSLVGMTIPAEEQRATLEALGFTLDGDMANVPSWRPDVLGEADLVEEVARVASLTKLKGKPLPRVTAGIPGQILTPIQKREQIARRTTAALGYNECVTYSFIDQSAAELFGGGSDATMLENPISSEMSHMRPSLLPGLLQAAARNQARGFMDLALFECGPVFHGGEPGEQENLVTGILVGRTMSKDIHGESRPVDVFDAKADMEAVLEALGAPAKLTFNRSTNGWWHPGRSTKVGLGPKKILGAFGELHPKTIEAMDVKGPVVAFAIHIAEIPMPRKSGATRPAFSVSDLQAVERDFAFVVDSSVEAINLVNAAGGADKELIESVRVFDEFTGEKAEAQMGEGKKSIAVTVRLQPSEATLKEKDIEAVSAKIVAKVEKATGGTLRG